A window of Fusarium verticillioides 7600 chromosome 10, whole genome shotgun sequence contains these coding sequences:
- a CDS encoding NCS1 family nucleobase:cation symporter-1, whose translation MDKSEKSRSLAADPPVDVSEAESQALDRSTIWLDRLRRWGLETRGMQPVPIEERTDTRYINIFFMWFTMNVNILPIVTGMLGTLGFGLSLKDCSLLILFFSLLCCAFPAYCSTFGARTGLRQMLISRFTFGYYLIVIMVILNLCTNAGFGIICSVTGGSTLAAVSSGSINSTVGIVIISIIAMVVSFIGYKFLHQYERYSWIFNLIAIIIATGVGGKHLSNQVEQPAASASTIVSYGGVIAGFIIPFSALAADFSVYCHPKVSTWRIFAYTYAGILFPVVSLMILGAAIGGATPNVLSWKDGYDRFTVGGVMQAMLLPAGGFGRFVAVLLSLSVIGNLAASIYCISLNFQLLAPFMLKIPRSFFTIVYTVVGIPVSIQAAKSFFDSLENLMYLISYWAAGYVAVIGTEHFVFRGADFSRYHPDHWDQPTKLPTGLAAIGAMGIAFGLTVPCMSQEWYTGPIAKTTGDIGFEVELVLAALLYVPLRWVELKFRPI comes from the exons ATGGACAAGTCAGAAAAGTCACGCAGTCTCGCGGCTGATCCGCCCGTAGACGTATCTGAAGCAGAGTCCCAGGCCCTAGACCGTTCAACCATATGGCTCGACCGACTACGAAGATGGGGATTAGAAACGCGAGGAATGCAACCAGTGCCCATTGAAGAACGAACTGATACTCGCTACATTAACATATTCTTCATGTGGTTCACCATGAACGTCAACATCCTGCC TATCGTGACCGGCATGCTTGGAACTCTGGGCTTCGGTCTCTCGTTAAAAGactgctctcttctcatcttgttcttcagtTTGCTATGCTGTGCTTTCCCGGCGTACTGTAGCACATTCGGCGCTCGAACTGGTCTGCGACAGATGCTTATTTCGCGCTTCACATTTGG ATACTATCTGATAGTCATCATGGTTATCCTCAATCTATGTACAAATGCCGGCTTTGGCATAATTTGTTCTGTCACAGGCGGCTCGACTCTTGCTGCCGTTTCAAGTGGCTCCATCAACAGCACTGTAGGAATTgtcatcatctccattaTTGCGATGGTGGTATCCTTCATTGGATACAAGTTCCTCCATCAGTATGAGCGCTATTCGTGGATCTTCAATCTGATAGCCATTATCATCGCTACTGGTGTCGGTGGAAAACACTTGAGCAACCAGGTTGAACAGCCAGCGGCATCGGCATCTACAATTGTTAGTTACGGCGGTGTTATTGCAGGTTTCATTATTCCATTTTCG GCGTTGGCTGCTGATTTCTCCGTTTACTGCCATCCTAAAGTCTCTACGTGGCGCATTTTTGCCTACACCTATGCCGGAATATTGTTCCCTGTCGTGTCTCTTATGATTTTAGGAGCTGCCATTGGCGGAGCAACACCCAACGTTTTGTCCTGGAAAGACGGCTACGATCGATTCACCGTAGGCGGTGTCATGCAGGCGATGCTTCTCCCCGCTGGAGGCTTTGGCCGATTCGTCGCCGTACTGTTGTCTCTGTCCGTCATTGGAAATCTCGCAGCGTCGATATACTGTATCTCACTCAACTTCCAGCTGTTGGCCCCATTCATGTTGAAGATACCACGCAGCTTTTTCACCATTGTCTACACCGTTGTGGGCATTCCGGTATCTATACAAGCCGCCAAGTCCTTCTTCGACAGTCTAGAGAACCTGATGTATCTCATTTCATACTGGGCTGCAGGCTATGTGGCTGTTATTGGTACCGAGCATTTCGTCTTTCGAGGGGCTGATTTCTCAAGATACCACCCAGATCATTGGGACCAGCCTACTAAGTTACCGACAGGGCTTGCGGCGATTGGTGCTATGGGTATTGCGTTTGGCTTGACAGTCCCTTGTATGTCGCAAGAATGGTATACTGGTCCTATTGCTAAAACAACTGGGGACATTGggtttgaggttgagctggtTCTTGCAGCCCTTCTCTATGTTCCGCTGCGGTGGGTTGAACTCAAGTTCCGTCCTATTTAA